From the Aerococcus viridans genome, the window TGCGGTGGAGAATGCCGGTGAGATTTCGACCATGACTTATAGTGATGATACTGAAATTTCTAGTATTCGCGCTGACTTGGTTCGTGAAAATACTAAACTAGAAAATGTTAGTCCATATATTATTAATGGTTTAGTAGCTACAGAAGATGAGAACTTCTTCGAACATGATGGTGTGGTACCGTCAGCCATTATCCGTGCAGGTGCTTCAACCTTCCTTGGTGTGGGAGGGACTTCCGGTGGTTCAACCATTACCCAACAGTTGATCAAGCAAAAATTATTAACCAATGAAGTGTCTTTTGAACGTAAGGCAAAGGAAATTTTGCTAGCGATGCGGTTAGAAAACCACTATTCAAAAGAGCAGATTCTGCAAGGTTACTTGAATGAATCGCCATATGGCCGTAATCATAAAGGGGAAAATATTGCAGGGATTGAAACTGCAGCCCAAGGGATTTTCGGTGTATCAGCGAGTGAAGTTACTTTAGCACAAGCAGCCTTTTTAGTGGGTATTCCGCAAAACCCATATACTTATACCCCCTTCTTGCAATCCGGTGAATTAAACGATGCTGAATATTTAGAAGATGGCATTATCCGTTCGCATGAAGTCTTACAACGGATGCGGTTAACCAACTATATTACTGAAGAAGAATATCAACAAGCGATTCATTATGATATTACCCAAGACTTCTTAAGTGCGGGAACTAGCGAAGAAGTACCAGATGAACGTAATTCATACATCTATCAAGCGGTTGAACTTGAAACCATTGATATCTTGATGGAACAAAAAGTAGCGGCTGATGGACTGACTATGGCTGATGTTAACGCGAATGATCAGTTATACAACCAATATTATGCTGAGGCGGAAAATCAAATGCGTAACGGTGGTTTAACCATTAAAGCAACAGTCGATCCTGATATTTACGAAACAATGAACTCAACCGTTCAAGAATTTTCTGCTTCATTTGGTACCACCTATTATTCAGAATCAACAGATGAAAATGGTGACCCCATTGAAGTTGTAGAACCTGTTCAAAATGGAACGGTTTTACTAGATAACGACACGGGCCAAGTCCTTGGTTTTGTTGGGGGGATAGACTTTGATACGAGTCAAGTTGACCACGCCTTTAGATCTCGTCGTTCACCTGGTTCATCATTCAAACCGCTCTTGACTTACGGTCCAGCCCTGCAAGAACAAATTGCTGGCGCAAATACCATGCTAGCGGATACTTATACTCGTATCGTAGAACCAGATGGGGACGTTTATGAACCAACCAACTTTGGGACTACTATTTCAAATGACTTTGTTACTGCTCGCTATGCCCTTTCAACGTCTATGAATAACCCGACACTGGCCTTATATAATGAGTTATTAAACCAAGGCGTCGATATTCAATCTTATGCATATAAGATGGGGTTAAAGGATGCGGTTTCAACTGATGAATTCAATAACTTAGCCCTATCACTAGGTGGGACAACTACTGGTCCAACTGTATTAGAAAACGCGGCAGCCTTTGCGACTTTTGCAAATGGTGGTGTTTACGTTGAACCTTACCTAATCGAAACTATTACAGATTCCAATGGTAACGTGGTTTACCAACATCAAACGCAAAAAGAACGCGTCTTTGATGAAGATGTAGCCTATGTAATTGCTGATATCTTAAAGGATGCGACAAGTACAGGTGCTATGGCTTCTTATAAAGCGCAAATGGACAGTGATTTAGACTGGTTCATGAAGACTGGTACTTCAGAACAATTTAAAGATTTGTGGGCAAACGGGTCGACACCTAATGTAACCCTTACTTCTTGGATTGGTTATGATAACATCACGCAAACTCGTGACCTATATAGCCAAGCTGAAAATGCAGTATATGGTACGCCAGCTCAACGGTCATTACGTTACTGGACAACCTTAGGTAACCGACTA encodes:
- a CDS encoding transglycosylase domain-containing protein, whose protein sequence is MKKNNEEKKKIGNGLSGTEKVMFYVNVAFKSLAKTFLVLLLMLFLGGTLGLGLGSGYFIGLVEDMPIPTEEELSNAVENAGEISTMTYSDDTEISSIRADLVRENTKLENVSPYIINGLVATEDENFFEHDGVVPSAIIRAGASTFLGVGGTSGGSTITQQLIKQKLLTNEVSFERKAKEILLAMRLENHYSKEQILQGYLNESPYGRNHKGENIAGIETAAQGIFGVSASEVTLAQAAFLVGIPQNPYTYTPFLQSGELNDAEYLEDGIIRSHEVLQRMRLTNYITEEEYQQAIHYDITQDFLSAGTSEEVPDERNSYIYQAVELETIDILMEQKVAADGLTMADVNANDQLYNQYYAEAENQMRNGGLTIKATVDPDIYETMNSTVQEFSASFGTTYYSESTDENGDPIEVVEPVQNGTVLLDNDTGQVLGFVGGIDFDTSQVDHAFRSRRSPGSSFKPLLTYGPALQEQIAGANTMLADTYTRIVEPDGDVYEPTNFGTTISNDFVTARYALSTSMNNPTLALYNELLNQGVDIQSYAYKMGLKDAVSTDEFNNLALSLGGTTTGPTVLENAAAFATFANGGVYVEPYLIETITDSNGNVVYQHQTQKERVFDEDVAYVIADILKDATSTGAMASYKAQMDSDLDWFMKTGTSEQFKDLWANGSTPNVTLTSWIGYDNITQTRDLYSQAENAVYGTPAQRSLRYWTTLGNRLNYYYPNTMGSGEVLEEPEGVHEETVVTETGTKSGSFEGPYDTSYTIPSSAATNTELFTAAMDPEQPSFIFGIGGSMDDYMNKLESFRSKTNATVNAKVQEVLESFKLRSAENEQRRQELEEDNIEQDG